Below is a genomic region from Streptomyces sp. RPA4-2.
GAGCGCGGTGCCGGACGCCTGGAGGCGCACGGCGGCCGCGCGGTCGTAGTGGATCAGCCGGGCGAGGAAGGCGGCGAGGTCCGCCGCCTCCCCGTCGTCGGCGAGGTACAGGGCGGTCATGCAGCGACGACCTCGTCCACGTCGTCCCGGTACTCCTCCAGGAACTCGCGCTCCTGCGCCGTGATCCGGCGCGGACGCTGCTGCGTGAAGTCGAACGGCACGATCACCGTCGAGGCCGTGACGTAGATCTGGTCAGGGTCCTTGACCTCGTAGGCGATCGTGAACGACGCCGCTCGTATCTGCGTCACCCACAGCTCGATGTCCACCGGCGTGTGCCGGTGGACCAGCTGCCGCTTGTAGTCGATCTCATGGCGTGCCACCACGGATCCCTGCTGGAAGTCCTTCTCCGGGCGGAACAGGAAGTCGATACGGGCTTCCTCCAGGTACCGGAGGAAGACCACGTTGTTCACGTGGCCGTACGCGTCCATGTCCGCCCAGCGCAGCGGGCAGCGGTAGATGTGCCGCAAGATCAGCCCCGGGTCAGCTTCTTGTAGGTGGCGCGGTGCGGGCGGGCCGCGTCGGCGCCGAGCCGCTCGACCTTGTTCTTCTCGTACGACTCGAAGTTGCCCTCGAACCAGTACCACTTCGACTCACCCTCGTACGCGAGGATGTGCGTCGCGACCCGGTCCAGGAACCAACGGTCGTGGGAGATGACCACGGCCGCACCGGGGAACTCCAGGAGCGCGTTCTCGAGCGAGGACAGGGTCTCCACGTCGAGGTCGTTGGTGGGCTCGTCGAGGAGCAGCAGGTTGCCGCCCTCCTTGAGGGTCAGCGCCAGGTTCAGCCGGTTGCGCTCACCGCCGGAGAGGACACCCGCGGGCTTCTGCTGGTCCGGGCCCTTGAAGCCGAAGGCGGACACGTAGGCCCGCGACGGCATCTCGACCTGACCGACGTTGATGTAGTCGAGCTCGTCGGAGACGACGGCCCACAGCGTCTTCTTGGGGTCGATGTTGGCGCGGCTCTGGTCGACGTAGCTGATCTTGACCGTGTCGCCGACCTTGATCGCGCCGGTGTCCGGCGTCTCCAGGCCCTGGATCATCTTGAACAGCGTGGTCTTGCCGGCGCCGTTCGGGCCGATGACGCCGACGATGCCGTTGCGCGGCAGCGTGAAGCTGAGGTCGTCGATGAGGACCTTGTCGCCGAACGCCTTGGAGAGGTTCTGGACCTCGACGACGATGGAGCCCAGTCGCGGGCCCGGCGGGATCTGGATCTCCTCGAAGTCCAGCTTCCGCATCTTGTCGGCCTCGGCCGCCATCTCCTCGTAACGGGCGAGGCGGGCCTTGGACTTGGTCTGACGGCCCTTGGCGTTGGACCGGACCCACTCCAGCTCTTCCTTGAGCCGCTTGGCGCGCTTCTCGTCCTTGCGGCCCTCGACCTTGAGGCGGGCGGACTTCTTGTCGAGGTACGTGGAGTAGTTGCCCTCGTAGGGGATCGCGCGGCCACGGTCCAGTTCGAGGATCCACTCGGCGACGTTGTTCAGGAAGTACCGGTCGTGCGTGACGGCGACGACGGCGCCCGCGTACTTCGTGAGGTGCTGCTCCAGCCAGTTCACCGACTCGGCGTCGAGATGGTTGGTGGGCTCGTCGAGGAGGAGCAGGTCCGGAGCCTCGATCAGCAGCTTGCAGAGCGCCACCCGGCGCTTCTCGCCACCGGAGAGGTTGGTGACCGGCCAGTCGCCGGGCGGGCAGCCCAGCGCGTCCATGGCCTGTTCGAGCTGCGCGTCGAGGTCCCAGGCGTTGGAGTGGTCCAGGTCGTCCTGGAGCTTCCCCATCTCCTCCATGAGCGCGTCCGAGTAGTCGGTCGCCATCAGCTCGGCGACCTCGTTGAAACGGCTGAGCTTGCCCATCAGCTCTTTGGCGCCGTCCTGGACGTTCTCCAGCACCGTCTTCGACTCGTCCAGCTCCGGCTCCTGCATGAGGATGCCGACGCTGAAACCGGGCGACAGGAACGCGTCGCCGTTGGAGGGCTGCTCGATGCCCGCCATGATCTTGAGAACGGTGGACTTACCGGCACCGTTCGGACCGACCACACCGATCTTCGCGCCCGGGAGGAAGCTCAGGGTGACGTCGTCGAGGATCACCTTGTCGCCGTGCGCCTTGCGCGTCTTGCGCATGGTGTAAATGAACTCAGCCAAGAGAAACCGTCCGGACGCTTGAAATCGGCAGTGGGCAGATACACCCCATCTTGCCTGACGGCCACCCCTCGAAGGAAACGCGTTCCGGCCGTGGGCCGTGACCTGGCCGTTCACCGGCTGTCCTGACAGCCGGGTGTCACGGATCGTCGCCGTCGATCACGGTGAGCGACCTCGGCCCCACGGCGGGCAGCTCCAGGACATGCGGCATGCTGCCGATCTCGGCCAGTCCCAAGGCGTTGGGCACGGCATCGCCCGGCGGGGGCAATCCGCACTCATCCACGGCTGGAGCATGACCGCTCCGGAGGTTCATCGACCGCCGCTTCCGCCGCTTCGCAAGTTCGATCGCGGTCGCGTGGAGGTGCTTCCCCGCGTCGAGGTCATCGAATGGTCGGCGGGCGCCCGCGGTCACGCGGCCCTTTCACGTGCTCGTTACGGGCCATCCCGCCAGAGCCGAACCGAGCACTCCGCGCACCGGTACAGAGCGGTGTCATGCGATGCAGAACGCACCGTGGTGGGTCACAGTGGAACGGAGGGAGAGACCTCGCGTCACCGTACCGGAATGCGCTTCGGAAGGACATCCGCTGTACCGAATACTCACCACACCAGTGGTTTGTCGTCGCGTGAGGAGCGCCAGGTGGAAATGAAGAATACCGACACGGCGGTTGTATTCATTGACCCACAGAACGACGTGCTGAGCGAGAGCGGAGCGAACTGGGACGCGGTGGGGGCGAGCGTCACAGAGAACAGGACCGTCGAGAACATGGAGAGGATCTTCGAGGCGGCGAAGGCGGAGGGATATGAGGTCTTCATCTCGCCCCATTACTTCTACCCGACCGACAACGGATGGCGAATGAACGGGCCGCTCGAGACAAGCGAGCTCGAGACCCACACGTTCGCACGGACGGGACAGCTCGATCTGACCGGATTCCGGGGCTCCGGGGCAGACTGGCTGGACCGCTTCAAGCCCTATATCGAAGACGGCAGAACAGTGGTCGCCAGCCCGCACAAGGTATTCGGACCGGAAACCAACGACTTGGTACTGCAACTGCGCAAGCGGGGAATGCAGAGGATTATTCTTGGCGGAATGCTGGCGAACATGTGCGTCGAGTCCCATATGCGTCACCTCATCGAGGAGGGATTCGAGGTCACCGTGGTGAGGGATGCAACAGCAGGGCCCCGACACCCGGTGTGGGGCGACGGCTATCAGGCGGCGATCATCAACTACAGCTTCTTCGCGCATGCGTTGCTGTCGACTGACGAAGTACTCGATCGAATGCGCTGAGGAACTCGCAGCCGGGAAATAGCGCTCGCGCCCGTCCGATGGTTACGCTTCCGTGGAAACACGTCCAGCCCGACTGCGGTCGGTGCCCGGAACGACGCGTCAGTAGCACCAGGGGTTGCGGACCACAAACGAGCGGATTCGGGTCGGCGCGATAGGGGATACCGTGGAGTTCCAACACATCGTGGAGCTGGTCGGTCGAGCCGTCGACGGATTCGGCGTGGCCATCATAGTCGTGGGAACGCTCTTGGCGACCGTTCTCGCGGCTGTCCGGCTCAGTCGCCGACAGGCGGGTGTGTACCGCGGCTATCGCCGTCGCGTCGGGCGGTCGATCCTGCTGGGGCTGGAATTCCTCGTTGCCGGCGATATCATCCGTACGGTCGCCGTCGCACCGACGTACGAAAGCGTCGGAGTGCTGGCCCTGATCGTGGGCATTCGCACCTTCCTCAGCTTTTCTCTCGAGCTCGAGATCACCGGGCGGTGGCCCTGGCAGAAGCCGGTGGCCGGAGACTGACCCCGCGCGGCGCGGAATGGCAGCGGCCGGACTCTCTTGCGATCCTGGTCCGGTGGCACGTGATCCTGGAAAGGTGGCACACCGCACCTCCGCGCACGGTCCGGACCCCGGGCCGGGCCCCGGACCGGACTCCGGTCCCACGCCCGACACGCCCCGGACCGACTACACCGGTGCGATCTACGGGTCGCTCCTGGCCGCCTCGGTGGTGGCCGGGGCCGGTGCGCTCGGCCCGCATCCGCGCGGCGAGCTCGTGGCCCTCCTGCTCTGCACCGGTGTGGTGTTCTGGGGCGCGCACGCCTACGTCCGGTTCATCGGAAACCGATTGCGGCATCAGTCGGTGACCTGGCGGGAGATCCGCCAGGTGTGCGCTCGCGAGTGGCCGATCGTCCAGGCGGCGTTCCTGCCCGCCGTCGCCGTGGCGATCAGTCCACTCCTGGGGCTCGGGGTCGAAGGGGCGGGATGGCTCGCTCTGGGCGTCGCCGTGACCCAGCAGGTCGGCTGGGCCACGGCCATGGTCATCCGGGCCGGTGCCTCACGCGGTGCCGTGGCGTCCGTCGCCGCCGTCAACCTCGTCCTCGGGTTGATCATCGTGGCCGCCAAGGTCGCGCTCCACTGAGTCCCTTGCTTCCTGTGATGGGCTTCCCGGACTCCCGGGCTTCCGGGCTTCCGATGGCCGAGGTGCGCGACTCTGCGCGCACAGGCGATTGCCGAGCGTCAACATCTCGCCCACCCCGTGCGGAGCCGGGCGAAGAAGCACACTCTGGAAGGAGGGCTGGGGTAGCAGGGGCTGGGGTCGGCCCCGGAGGTGATCACGATGACGCAGACGACAGACATGAAGCCGACTCGACCGCAGGCGCGGACCGCCGTCGGCTGGCACGTCGAGATGGAGTTCGAGGAGGACGAGCACCGCACGCGTGCCGCCGCCCTCCTACGGCTCGCCGACGGGAACGAGGTGCGGGCGCACGGGTACGCCAGCCGCCACCCCAGCGACTCGAACCAGCCGAGGGTCGGCGAGGAGGTCGCGGGAGCGCGGGCGCTCAACGAACTGGCGATGAAGCTGCTGACCAAGGCGCACGGCGAGATCGACGAGGTGTCGGGCAGAACCTCGCATCCGCTGCGGTGACGTTGCGACGGGAGTGACGGTCCGGCGGAGCCGGGGCTCACCTGGCCGAGGTCTCGTCCATGTCCCTGACCGGGTGACGTGGAACTCGACCGGGTGAAGGCTCGGCCGGGTGGGGCGTCGTGCCCGAGTGCGGGGCGCCGGTCCAAGGACGGACTCGGGGCCTGCCCCGTCGGCCGTCGGCGTGATCCACGGGCCTGGCGGCAAGCCCATCGGCGTGCCGCTTCCCGGTGTGCTCTTCCCGCAGGACACCCGGTGATACGAGTGATGCGCCCGTGGCGAGGCATGAACAGGGCGCCGGCTGTCGCGCCCGATCGCGACGGCCGGCGCCCGTCAGCGCCTCGCCCCGGAAGGGAACCGCATGCCCAAGAAGATCATCATCGACTGTGACCCCGGGCTGGACGACGCGATCGCCATCCTGCTCGCCGCCGGGAACCCGGATGTCGAGACCGTCGCCGTCACCACCGTCGCGGGCAACCACACCCTCGACAAGGTCACCCTGAACGCCCGTCAGGTCTGCACCCTGGCCGGCCTGCACGACGTACCCGTCGCACCGGGCGCCGACCGTCCCCTCGTCCGTGACCGGATCACCGCGGCCGAGATCCACGGCGAGTCGGGCATGGACGGCCCTGCCTTCATCACTCCGGCCATGGAGGCCGACCCCCGGCACGCCGTCGACCTCATCGTGGAGACGGTTCTCACCCATCCCGGCGAGATCACGCTCGTCCCCACCGCGCCCCTGACCAACATCGCGCTGGCGCTGCGCCGGGAGCCGCGGATCGCCGCGCTGGTCGAGGAGGTCGTCCTCATGGGCGGGTCGTACACCCGCGGCAACGTCACGCCCGCGGCCGAGTTCAACGTCCACGCCGATCCCGAAGCGGCCGCGATCGTCTTCTCGGCGGACTGGCCCGTCACCATGGTCGGTCTCGACCTGACCGCCCAGGCCGCCGCCACCCCGGAGCTGCTGTCCCGCATCGAGGCGCTGGACACGCCGGTGTCCCGGTTCGTCGTCGATCTCCTGCACCACTACAACGCCACCGTCGGCAAGGTCCACGGCACGACGGCCACGATCCACGACGCGTGCGCGGTCGGCCGGGCCATCGACCCCACTCTGATGGAGGCCGTCGAGGCCCACGTCGAGGTCGAACTGCACGGCACGGCGACCTACGGGATGACGGTCACCGACTTCCGCGGCCACATCGGTCCGCCGAACACGTCCGTGGCCACCGAACTGCGCACCGAACGCCTCTGGGACCTGCTCATCCGCTCACTAGAGAACATCGCGACCACCACCCGGACATCGGCCTGACCGAAGGCGAGCGGCCCGGCCCGAGCACCCAGGACCGGACGGGATGACCTTCGTAACCGGACGGGATGACCTTCGGAGGGGAACGAGGGACACATCTGACCTTGGAATACCCAGCCAGCAGGAAGAGTGTCCACGGCAGGAATTGCGCGAGCCCCCGACGGCGCCGGGCCTGGCAACAAGACGGCGGAAACCGTGTACGGACGTGAGGAGGTCGCCGCGAGGCGGTCCGCCGCCGTCCCCCGGAGGCGCGGTGGCCGGCGACCCCGTCTGCACGCGGCGCAACTGTGCCATGGCACAAGAGTGACGTGTGCGACCCCTTGAACGACGGCTGGGGCGGCCGGAGGATCCAGTGATCTTTCGCTCTTCGCCGCGTCTCAGGAGTCTTCCTTGCCCAAGGTTCCCATCCCCCGGCCCGGGCCGATCGCCCTCGCCGTGGCAGCCGCGCTGACACTCGGCGTCATACCGGCGACTGCCGCTGTGTCCGCGTACTCCGCCGGTGAGGTGTCGCACAACGACGCCGGACACCAAACCCCCGACGCTGCCGGCACGCACACCGTCACCCTGATCACGGGTGACAAGGTCACCATCGGGACCGCCGCCGACGGCACCGTCGTGCGCTCCTTCCAGGCCGCGAGCGGAGCCACCACCGGCTTCCACCGCGCTGTCGTGGACGGTGCCACCTATGTCTACCCCGACGCCGCCCTGCCGTACGTGAGCGCCGGCAGACTCGACAAGCAGCTCTTCAACGTGACGCGGTTGATCACCGAGGGCTACGACGACGCGCACAGCTCCCGGCTGCCGCTGATCGTGCGCTACTCCGGAGCCGCCGCCAAGGCCCGCACCCGGACGAAGATGGCCGGCACGACCGACGTCCGCCGCCTGGACAGCATCCAGGGCGCGGCTCTCGCGCAGAACCACAAGCAGGCACCGGAGTTCTGGTCCTCGCTCACCGGGGTTTCCGGCGCGGCGGCCCGCTCCGCGAAGCCGTCCTTCGCGGGCGGCGTCGCCAACGTGTGGCTCGACGGCAAGGTGAAAGCCGACCTGGCCGACTCCACCGCCCAGATCGGCGCGCAGAAGGTATGGGCGGAGGGCGACACCGGCCAGGGCGTGAAGGTCGCGATGCTCGACAGCGGCGCGGACACCGAACACCCGGACCTGGTCGGGCAGGTGTCCGACAGCGCCAGCTTCGTCCCCGGCGAGGACGACATCGCCGACTACAACGGCCACGGCACGCACGTCGCCTCGACCATCGTCGGCACGGGCAGCGCCTCCGACGGCAAGGAGCGGGGTGTCGCCTCCGGCGCCCGGCTGGCCGTCGGCAAGGTGCTCAACTCCGAGGGCAGCGGCCAGGAATCCTGGATCATCGCGGGCATGGAGTGGGCCGCCCGCGACCAGAAGGCCAGGATCATCAGCATGAGCCTGGGCGGCGGCGGTGACAAGAACGACCCGATGAGCCAGGCCGTCGACGAACTAAGCCACGACACGGGCGCGTTGTTCGTGATCGCGGCGGGCAACGGCGGCCCGCACTCCATCAGCAGCCCCGGTGCCGCGGACTCCGCGCTGACCGTCGGCGCCGTCGACTCCACCGACACGCTCGCCGACTTCTCCAGCCAGGGGCCGCGTGAAGGCGACGGCGGGCTGAAGCCGGAGATCACCGCGCCCGGCGTCGACATCGTCGCGGCGCGCTCGCACTACAAGCGCGGCTCCGGCTACTACACCACGATGAGCGGTACGTCGATGGCGACGCCGCACGTCGCCGGTGCCGCCGCGCTCCTCGCCTCCGAGCACCCCGACTGGACGGGCACCCAGCTCAAGGAGGCGCTGGTCAGCAGCGCCAAGGCGACCCCGGCGTACACCCCGTACCAGGCGGGCGCCGGCCGGCTCGACGCGCTGGCGGCCGTGCACACCACGGTCTTCGCCACCACGACCGCCTACTCCGGCTTCCACACGTGGCCCCCGAAGCCCGGGGAGACCGACACCCAGACGGTGACGTACACCAACGTCGGCGACGCCCCGGTCGGCCTCGACCTGGCGGTCGACGGCACCGTCCCCGCCGGGTTGTTCAACCTCTCCGAGGACCATGTCACCGTGCCCGCGCACGGCACCGCCACGGTCACGCTGACCGCGGCTCTGGACAAGCTCGCGGGCGACCAGTCGGTCAGCGCCATGATCACCGGTACGGACGGCGCCGGGACGGTTCGCGCCCGGACCCTGATCGGCGCGGCCCGAGAGGGCCAGCGGCAGAATCTGACCGTCGTCGCGAAGGACCGTGCGGGCAAACCGCTGGCGGGCCGGGTCGTCCTCACCGCCGAGCACCTCTTCACGGTGATGGACCTCGACGCGTCCGGCACCGGCACGACGCGGCTGCCCGTCGGCAGCTACAGCGGCTGGCTCACCGGGGACGTGCAGGGCGCCGAAGGCCCGAAGTCGCTCGGCATGGTGCTGCTCGCCTTCAACGACGTGAAGCTGGACCAGGACCGCACCGTCACGCTGGACGGCCGCAAGGCGCGCCGGATCCTGGCGCGCGTGCCGCAGCAGACCACCGCCGTCGCGCCGCGCCTGGACGCCCACCGGTCCTACAGCGACAGCCTGGTGGAGACGTCGATGCTGCCCAACCCGTCGTACGACAGCATCTGGGCGCTGCCGACCGGCAAGAAGGTCACCGACGGCGAGTTCGAGGCCGGCGCCCGCTTCCGCCTCGAGCAGCCGGCGCTGACCTTGAGCACGAAGTCGACGACCTTCGACGACCCGCTGGTCAAGCGCGCGGCCACGCCGCTGCCCGCCGGCAGCCGGAACCTGACGGCGGTCTTCGCCGGCGACGGCACGGCCCAGGAGCTCGCGCGGCAGAACGTGCGCGGCAAGGCCGTCGTGGTGCGGGGCGCCGGCACGGAAGGGATCCAGGCGCAGGCGGAGGCCGCCGCGGCGGCCGGCGCCCGGCTGCTGCTCGTCGTCAACGACGGCGTCGGCCGCCTGGAGCCCTGGGACGAGAACCCCTGGAGCCCGGCGAGCCCCGCCCCGGTGACGGTGGCGACGCTCACCGCCGACCAGGGCGCCGAGCTGATCGGCTCGCTCCGCCACGGCGCGGTCTCGCTGAAGGTCACCTCGCACCCCACGACGGACTACGTCTACGACGTGGTGCACCACTGGACCGGCGCCGTCCCGGCGGACCCGACCTGGCGTGAGGAGCCCAAGGACCTCGGCCGGGTGAACGTCTCCTTCCGGAACTACCGGCAGGGCAAGGCGATGGAGTTCCGTCCGGACGTCTGGCAGGGCTGGGCCGTCGGCAACCAGCTCACCGCGCCCGCCCAGGGCGAGCGCACCGACTGGGTCACCGCCGGCACCACCTGGCTGGACGACGCCTTCATCCAGGGCGAGACCGGGCAGCACTCGATCGACCCGCTGCAGTACTCGGCCCGCAAGACCGGCAAGGTCAACTGGTTCGGCCCGATCCAGCGGCCCCGCATGGGCCCGGCGAACTACCAGCCCGTTCGCTACCTCGACACGATGTACATCACCGCGCCCGGCTGGGGCGACTCGGGGTCCGGCCACGTCGGCGACGCCGGTGCGAACTTCGACGTCAAGGACTGGATGTCGCTGTACCAGGGCGACCAGCAGCTCGACTGGGGCAACGCCGAGTATCTGCAGGTTCCCGGGCTCGGTGCGGAGCGCCTGCCCTACCGGCTGGTCCTCGACAACGACCGTGGCGCCTGGGCCAACCCGTACTCGACGCACACGCTGACCGAGTGGAACTTCACCTCCGCGGTCACCGGCAGCGAGTCGACGGCGTCACTGCCGCTGATCCAGCTCGACTACGGCGTGGACACCGACAAGTCCGGCCGGGCCGACCGCCACGCCGGGCTGACCGTGACCGCCTCGCACCTGCCGGGCACCACCGCCGCCATCGCGAAGCCGTCCGTCGAGGTCTCCTACGACGACGGTGCGACCTGGCAGCGGACCGACCTGAGCCGGTGCGGTGACGGATGGCGGACGAACCTGCGCGCCCCGCGGTCGGCCGGCTTCGCCACCCTCCGGGTCGGCGCCCGGGACAGCGCGGGCAACACCGTCTCGCAGACGATCACCCGGGCCTTCGGCCTGCGCTGACGTCACCCCCCGGGAGGTCACCCGGGACAGCACCGCGTGGGCGGGACCGCAGCCGGCGGCCCCGCCCACGCGGCGTTCCCGGTCGTCGGAGGATCCATGAGGACACCTCGTCGCGGGACGGCGAGCGAGTGCTCGTGGACCGCCGGTGTCCCCGCGGAATGAGCAAAGAACGGGCTCACCTGGACGAACGGCTCCGCGACGCGGCGCCGCCGCGGACCCGCGCCGGACAGCACCGGACCCTCTCCGCGATCACGTGGAGGCGGTCC
It encodes:
- a CDS encoding thioesterase family protein, which codes for MRHIYRCPLRWADMDAYGHVNNVVFLRYLEEARIDFLFRPEKDFQQGSVVARHEIDYKRQLVHRHTPVDIELWVTQIRAASFTIAYEVKDPDQIYVTASTVIVPFDFTQQRPRRITAQEREFLEEYRDDVDEVVAA
- the ettA gene encoding energy-dependent translational throttle protein EttA, producing MAEFIYTMRKTRKAHGDKVILDDVTLSFLPGAKIGVVGPNGAGKSTVLKIMAGIEQPSNGDAFLSPGFSVGILMQEPELDESKTVLENVQDGAKELMGKLSRFNEVAELMATDYSDALMEEMGKLQDDLDHSNAWDLDAQLEQAMDALGCPPGDWPVTNLSGGEKRRVALCKLLIEAPDLLLLDEPTNHLDAESVNWLEQHLTKYAGAVVAVTHDRYFLNNVAEWILELDRGRAIPYEGNYSTYLDKKSARLKVEGRKDEKRAKRLKEELEWVRSNAKGRQTKSKARLARYEEMAAEADKMRKLDFEEIQIPPGPRLGSIVVEVQNLSKAFGDKVLIDDLSFTLPRNGIVGVIGPNGAGKTTLFKMIQGLETPDTGAIKVGDTVKISYVDQSRANIDPKKTLWAVVSDELDYINVGQVEMPSRAYVSAFGFKGPDQQKPAGVLSGGERNRLNLALTLKEGGNLLLLDEPTNDLDVETLSSLENALLEFPGAAVVISHDRWFLDRVATHILAYEGESKWYWFEGNFESYEKNKVERLGADAARPHRATYKKLTRG
- a CDS encoding cysteine hydrolase; amino-acid sequence: MKNTDTAVVFIDPQNDVLSESGANWDAVGASVTENRTVENMERIFEAAKAEGYEVFISPHYFYPTDNGWRMNGPLETSELETHTFARTGQLDLTGFRGSGADWLDRFKPYIEDGRTVVASPHKVFGPETNDLVLQLRKRGMQRIILGGMLANMCVESHMRHLIEEGFEVTVVRDATAGPRHPVWGDGYQAAIINYSFFAHALLSTDEVLDRMR
- a CDS encoding DUF1622 domain-containing protein, with translation MEFQHIVELVGRAVDGFGVAIIVVGTLLATVLAAVRLSRRQAGVYRGYRRRVGRSILLGLEFLVAGDIIRTVAVAPTYESVGVLALIVGIRTFLSFSLELEITGRWPWQKPVAGD
- a CDS encoding DUF1876 domain-containing protein, which gives rise to MTQTTDMKPTRPQARTAVGWHVEMEFEEDEHRTRAAALLRLADGNEVRAHGYASRHPSDSNQPRVGEEVAGARALNELAMKLLTKAHGEIDEVSGRTSHPLR
- a CDS encoding nucleoside hydrolase; this translates as MPKKIIIDCDPGLDDAIAILLAAGNPDVETVAVTTVAGNHTLDKVTLNARQVCTLAGLHDVPVAPGADRPLVRDRITAAEIHGESGMDGPAFITPAMEADPRHAVDLIVETVLTHPGEITLVPTAPLTNIALALRREPRIAALVEEVVLMGGSYTRGNVTPAAEFNVHADPEAAAIVFSADWPVTMVGLDLTAQAAATPELLSRIEALDTPVSRFVVDLLHHYNATVGKVHGTTATIHDACAVGRAIDPTLMEAVEAHVEVELHGTATYGMTVTDFRGHIGPPNTSVATELRTERLWDLLIRSLENIATTTRTSA
- a CDS encoding S8 family serine peptidase, with the translated sequence MPKVPIPRPGPIALAVAAALTLGVIPATAAVSAYSAGEVSHNDAGHQTPDAAGTHTVTLITGDKVTIGTAADGTVVRSFQAASGATTGFHRAVVDGATYVYPDAALPYVSAGRLDKQLFNVTRLITEGYDDAHSSRLPLIVRYSGAAAKARTRTKMAGTTDVRRLDSIQGAALAQNHKQAPEFWSSLTGVSGAAARSAKPSFAGGVANVWLDGKVKADLADSTAQIGAQKVWAEGDTGQGVKVAMLDSGADTEHPDLVGQVSDSASFVPGEDDIADYNGHGTHVASTIVGTGSASDGKERGVASGARLAVGKVLNSEGSGQESWIIAGMEWAARDQKARIISMSLGGGGDKNDPMSQAVDELSHDTGALFVIAAGNGGPHSISSPGAADSALTVGAVDSTDTLADFSSQGPREGDGGLKPEITAPGVDIVAARSHYKRGSGYYTTMSGTSMATPHVAGAAALLASEHPDWTGTQLKEALVSSAKATPAYTPYQAGAGRLDALAAVHTTVFATTTAYSGFHTWPPKPGETDTQTVTYTNVGDAPVGLDLAVDGTVPAGLFNLSEDHVTVPAHGTATVTLTAALDKLAGDQSVSAMITGTDGAGTVRARTLIGAAREGQRQNLTVVAKDRAGKPLAGRVVLTAEHLFTVMDLDASGTGTTRLPVGSYSGWLTGDVQGAEGPKSLGMVLLAFNDVKLDQDRTVTLDGRKARRILARVPQQTTAVAPRLDAHRSYSDSLVETSMLPNPSYDSIWALPTGKKVTDGEFEAGARFRLEQPALTLSTKSTTFDDPLVKRAATPLPAGSRNLTAVFAGDGTAQELARQNVRGKAVVVRGAGTEGIQAQAEAAAAAGARLLLVVNDGVGRLEPWDENPWSPASPAPVTVATLTADQGAELIGSLRHGAVSLKVTSHPTTDYVYDVVHHWTGAVPADPTWREEPKDLGRVNVSFRNYRQGKAMEFRPDVWQGWAVGNQLTAPAQGERTDWVTAGTTWLDDAFIQGETGQHSIDPLQYSARKTGKVNWFGPIQRPRMGPANYQPVRYLDTMYITAPGWGDSGSGHVGDAGANFDVKDWMSLYQGDQQLDWGNAEYLQVPGLGAERLPYRLVLDNDRGAWANPYSTHTLTEWNFTSAVTGSESTASLPLIQLDYGVDTDKSGRADRHAGLTVTASHLPGTTAAIAKPSVEVSYDDGATWQRTDLSRCGDGWRTNLRAPRSAGFATLRVGARDSAGNTVSQTITRAFGLR